One genomic segment of Nonomuraea coxensis DSM 45129 includes these proteins:
- a CDS encoding GNAT family N-acetyltransferase translates to MTFEARPVAGAAELAEAAGIAGEALTCDPGEGAALVRRLAAPPPGRTWTALAVDGGVVMASLSERDPEAGHLDLLAVHPSARGEGRGRALVRAAEEWLRERGAREARWAGNPPCYAWPGVDVRYTAAACLAESLGYERYHVAWNMTADLGAGDLSVEDDLVRLEKAGVAVRAAGGDERERVAAFVGRHWNERWAWEAANATGLHFAERDGEVLAFAAWGARPSWFGPMGTAEAARGLGLGRVLLRRCLAEQRAAGQAEAQIGWVGPLRFYSRAVGARAERVFWLYRRALA, encoded by the coding sequence ATGACCTTCGAGGCGCGGCCGGTCGCGGGCGCGGCGGAGCTGGCGGAGGCGGCCGGGATCGCCGGGGAGGCGCTGACCTGCGACCCCGGGGAGGGGGCCGCGCTGGTCCGGCGGCTCGCCGCGCCGCCGCCGGGCCGCACGTGGACCGCGCTCGCCGTGGACGGCGGCGTGGTGATGGCGTCGCTGTCGGAGAGGGACCCGGAGGCCGGGCATCTCGACCTGCTCGCCGTGCACCCGTCGGCGCGCGGCGAGGGGCGCGGCCGGGCGCTGGTGCGGGCGGCCGAGGAGTGGCTGCGCGAGCGGGGGGCGCGGGAGGCTCGCTGGGCCGGCAACCCGCCCTGCTACGCCTGGCCCGGCGTCGACGTGCGCTACACCGCCGCCGCCTGCCTGGCCGAGAGCCTCGGCTACGAGCGCTACCACGTGGCCTGGAACATGACGGCCGACCTGGGCGCCGGCGACCTGTCGGTCGAGGACGACCTGGTCCGGCTGGAGAAGGCCGGGGTGGCCGTGCGCGCGGCCGGCGGTGACGAGCGGGAGCGGGTGGCGGCGTTCGTCGGCCGGCACTGGAACGAGCGGTGGGCCTGGGAGGCGGCCAACGCCACCGGGCTGCACTTCGCCGAGCGCGACGGGGAGGTCCTGGCGTTCGCCGCGTGGGGGGCGCGGCCGTCCTGGTTCGGGCCGATGGGCACGGCGGAGGCCGCGCGGGGGCTCGGCCTCGGCCGGGTGCTGCTCCGCAGGTGCCTGGCCGAGCAGCGGGCGGCCGGGCAGGCCGAGGCCCAGATCGGGTGGGTCGGGCCGTTGCGGTTCTACTCGCGGGCCGTGGGCGCGCGGGCGGAGCGGGTCTTCTGGCTCTACCGGCGCGCCCTGGCGTGA
- a CDS encoding ABC transporter ATP-binding protein: MITGTGVVKTFKQRGKVLGAREVRALRGVDFAIPKGGAASFIGESGCGKTTLGRIIAGLESYDEGEIVIGDVPMTPLRPKQRQPHFRKIQMIHQDPYSALNPTRTIHQTLYAPLSLRAKQTGRSAAWIEERAAEVLSLVGLDPGTVLARYPHQLSGGMRQRVVIARALTVDPEMLVADEAVSMIDVSLRLGILALLKDLRERLGVSVLFITHDVATARYIGDDGELYVIYRGQVVERGPVDTVIADPVHPYTQSLLSAIPVLHGLERPGEEPVTPLSSLDESQSDEGCLFARRCPFQGERCAGERPLLRITEGIPQEHACFYPERRSVIARPMSEV, from the coding sequence TGATCACGGGGACCGGCGTCGTCAAGACGTTCAAGCAGCGCGGCAAGGTGCTCGGCGCCCGCGAGGTGCGGGCGCTGCGCGGCGTGGACTTCGCGATCCCGAAGGGCGGGGCGGCCTCGTTCATCGGGGAGTCCGGCTGCGGCAAGACCACGCTGGGGCGCATCATCGCGGGGCTGGAGAGCTACGACGAGGGCGAGATCGTCATCGGCGACGTGCCGATGACGCCGCTGCGGCCCAAGCAGCGCCAGCCGCACTTCCGCAAGATCCAGATGATCCACCAGGACCCGTACTCGGCGCTCAACCCGACCCGGACCATCCACCAGACGCTGTACGCGCCGCTGAGCCTGCGCGCCAAGCAGACGGGCCGGTCGGCGGCGTGGATCGAGGAGCGGGCGGCCGAGGTGCTGTCGCTGGTCGGCCTGGACCCGGGCACGGTGCTGGCCCGCTACCCGCACCAGCTCTCGGGCGGCATGCGGCAGCGGGTGGTCATCGCGCGGGCCCTCACGGTGGACCCGGAGATGCTGGTGGCCGACGAGGCGGTGTCGATGATCGACGTCTCGCTCCGGCTCGGCATCCTGGCGCTGCTGAAGGACCTGCGCGAGCGGCTCGGCGTCAGCGTGCTGTTCATCACGCACGACGTGGCCACCGCCCGCTACATCGGCGACGACGGCGAGCTGTACGTGATCTACCGCGGGCAGGTCGTCGAGCGCGGCCCCGTGGACACGGTGATCGCCGATCCGGTGCATCCGTACACGCAGTCGCTGCTGTCGGCCATCCCGGTGCTGCACGGCCTGGAGCGGCCGGGCGAGGAGCCGGTGACGCCGCTGTCGTCACTGGACGAGAGCCAGTCCGACGAGGGCTGCCTGTTCGCCCGCCGGTGCCCGTTCCAGGGTGAGCGGTGCGCCGGTGAGCGGCCGCTGCTGCGGATCACCGAGGGGATCCCGCAGGAGCACGCCTGCTTCTACCCCGAGCGGCGCAGCGTCATCGCGCGCCCGATGAGTGAGGTGTGA
- a CDS encoding TIGR03619 family F420-dependent LLM class oxidoreductase produces MRIGFAVPQSGPWATPDNLRRVAVRAEELGYHDLWTFQRLLYPVGHEMGPTYRSVHDPVVTLAHLSGMTARIGLGVAVLNAYVQPVVLARQLATLQTLSGGRLTAGIGLGWLPEEFAAAGVAFEGRGRRGEEFVEVLRKVWNDDPVEHEGVFYRVPPSHLDPKPAPGPPPILLGGTAEVALRRAARLADGWVSSSREDLTAIAGRIELIKAELAASGRDVAGFRFVCRGVTRVRDEPGGRPLTGPYDKIRADVAALAEAGVTDVFHDLNFDQDFVGLDAGEAVRRAEEALEALAP; encoded by the coding sequence CGGGCCGAGGAGCTCGGCTACCACGACCTCTGGACGTTCCAGCGCCTGCTCTACCCCGTGGGACACGAGATGGGGCCGACGTACCGGAGCGTGCACGACCCCGTGGTGACGCTGGCGCACCTGTCGGGGATGACCGCGCGGATCGGGCTCGGCGTCGCCGTGCTCAACGCGTACGTGCAGCCCGTGGTGCTGGCCAGGCAGCTCGCCACGCTGCAGACGCTGTCGGGCGGGCGGCTCACGGCGGGGATCGGCCTCGGGTGGCTGCCGGAGGAGTTCGCGGCGGCCGGCGTGGCGTTCGAGGGGCGCGGGCGGCGGGGCGAGGAGTTCGTCGAGGTGCTGCGCAAGGTGTGGAACGACGACCCGGTCGAGCACGAGGGCGTCTTCTACCGGGTGCCGCCGTCGCACCTCGACCCCAAGCCGGCGCCGGGGCCGCCGCCGATCCTGCTCGGCGGCACCGCCGAGGTGGCGCTGCGCAGGGCCGCCCGGCTGGCGGACGGATGGGTGAGCTCCAGCAGGGAGGACCTGACGGCCATCGCGGGGCGGATCGAGCTGATCAAGGCGGAACTGGCCGCGTCGGGCCGGGACGTGGCCGGGTTCCGGTTCGTCTGCCGTGGTGTCACGCGGGTCAGGGACGAGCCCGGCGGGCGGCCCCTGACCGGCCCCTACGACAAGATCCGCGCGGACGTGGCCGCGCTGGCCGAGGCCGGCGTGACCGACGTCTTCCACGACCTCAACTTCGACCAGGACTTCGTCGGCCTCGACGCCGGGGAGGCCGTGCGCCGCGCCGAGGAGGCCCTGGAGGCGCTGGCTCCCTAG
- a CDS encoding exo-beta-N-acetylmuramidase NamZ family protein has protein sequence MTLVRTGAERLADDPALAGGTRLGLVTNPTGVLSDLTPTAEALLAAGAPVTALFGPEHGLHGTAQADGAEADGVDERTGLPVHNTYKLAGEELDAAVAAAGVDTLVFDIADVGSRFYTYVWTMYDLLASASRLGLRFVVLDRPNPLGGTVAEGPLLDPAYASFVGRHPIPVRHALTAGELAGRFGFDVDLTVVEMTGWRRDTPWEATGLPWVMPSVNMPTPDTALVYPGTCLFEGTNFSEGRGTTRPFELVGAPYADGRFAPALDALGLPGVRFRDVRFTPTFHKHAGTPVRGVQLHVHDREAFRPVLTGVSMLHVARTLYPDDLRLLPGLDHLWGSGELARRLEAGEDPRELCPPPGTPSGPLLYG, from the coding sequence ATGACTCTTGTGCGTACCGGAGCCGAACGGCTGGCCGACGATCCCGCGCTCGCGGGAGGTACCCGCCTCGGCCTCGTCACCAACCCCACCGGCGTGCTGTCCGACCTGACCCCCACGGCGGAGGCGCTGCTGGCCGCCGGGGCGCCGGTGACCGCCCTGTTCGGCCCCGAGCACGGCCTGCACGGCACCGCCCAGGCCGACGGCGCCGAGGCCGACGGCGTGGACGAGCGGACCGGGCTGCCGGTGCACAACACGTACAAGCTGGCAGGTGAGGAGCTGGACGCGGCGGTCGCCGCCGCCGGCGTGGACACGCTCGTCTTCGACATCGCCGACGTGGGCAGCCGCTTCTACACCTACGTCTGGACGATGTACGACCTGCTCGCCTCGGCGTCCCGGCTGGGCCTGCGGTTCGTGGTGCTGGACCGGCCCAACCCCCTCGGCGGCACGGTCGCCGAAGGCCCGCTGCTCGACCCCGCGTACGCCAGCTTCGTCGGCCGCCACCCGATCCCGGTGCGGCACGCGCTGACGGCGGGCGAGCTGGCCGGGCGGTTCGGCTTCGACGTGGACCTGACCGTCGTGGAGATGACCGGCTGGCGGCGCGACACGCCGTGGGAGGCGACCGGGCTGCCCTGGGTGATGCCCTCGGTCAACATGCCGACCCCCGACACCGCCCTCGTCTACCCGGGCACCTGCCTGTTCGAGGGCACGAACTTCTCCGAGGGCCGCGGCACCACCCGGCCCTTCGAGCTGGTCGGCGCCCCCTACGCGGACGGCCGGTTCGCCCCCGCGCTCGACGCGCTCGGCCTGCCCGGCGTGCGCTTCCGCGACGTCCGCTTCACCCCCACCTTCCACAAGCACGCGGGCACTCCCGTGCGCGGCGTCCAGCTTCACGTGCACGACCGCGAGGCGTTCCGCCCGGTGCTGACCGGCGTGTCGATGCTGCACGTGGCCCGCACCCTCTACCCGGACGACCTGCGCCTGCTGCCGGGACTGGACCACCTGTGGGGATCCGGCGAGCTGGCCCGGCGACTGGAGGCCGGCGAGGACCCGCGCGAGTTGTGCCCGCCGCCGGGAACCCCCTCGGGACCGCTGCTCTACGGATGA
- a CDS encoding VOC family protein produces MAVQLNHTIVAARDRDATATFLTEVLGLEPAPVYGPFRVVSLGNGVSLDVAQADGPVTAQHYAFLVSEEEFDQIWERIKERGLTYWADPYHRRPGEINTNDGGRGLYWSDPDGHNLEIITVPYGGG; encoded by the coding sequence ATGGCAGTGCAGCTGAACCACACCATCGTCGCGGCCCGCGACCGGGACGCGACCGCCACCTTCCTCACCGAGGTCCTCGGCCTGGAGCCCGCGCCCGTCTACGGCCCCTTCCGGGTCGTCTCGCTGGGCAACGGCGTCTCCCTGGACGTGGCCCAGGCCGACGGGCCGGTGACCGCCCAGCATTACGCGTTCCTGGTGAGCGAGGAGGAGTTCGACCAGATCTGGGAGCGCATCAAGGAGCGGGGGCTGACGTACTGGGCCGATCCGTACCACCGGCGGCCCGGCGAGATCAACACCAACGACGGCGGGCGCGGACTCTACTGGTCCGATCCCGACGGCCACAACCTGGAGATCATCACCGTGCCGTACGGCGGAGGCTAG
- a CDS encoding serine hydrolase domain-containing protein, translated as MTDGLAAILAGAVPTVCPAAVAMIAVDGDVAATAATGELVRYAGADGTPAKERPPARHDSIFDLASVSKLFTTVVLLSLAEEGRLALDEPAAALVPGLDARITVRRLLTHTAGLPPTRRIDLELPDATAAERMAAIWRTPPAHPVGGPYLYSDIGMIMAGGLAELAGGAPLDVLVRERVTGVLGLADTGYRPRDPARVAATECKAGRPGPGCVRGEVHDETSWALGGVTGHAGLFGTAADVLAFGETLRRGGGPVLSPESVAELTRDQGATGAPFRQGLGVRLGDPAIVGPLTGAYGHSGFTGTSLVVDPARRLTVVLLTNAVHPVRGRGGIRELRHAVAAEALRLAT; from the coding sequence ATGACGGACGGGCTGGCGGCGATCCTCGCGGGGGCGGTGCCGACGGTCTGCCCGGCGGCGGTGGCGATGATCGCCGTGGACGGCGACGTCGCCGCCACGGCCGCCACGGGCGAGCTGGTCCGCTACGCCGGCGCGGACGGCACGCCGGCGAAGGAACGCCCGCCCGCGCGCCACGACTCGATCTTCGACCTGGCCTCGGTCAGCAAGCTCTTCACCACGGTCGTGCTGCTCTCCCTGGCCGAGGAGGGGCGGCTGGCGCTGGACGAGCCGGCCGCCGCGCTGGTCCCCGGCCTCGACGCCAGGATCACCGTGCGCCGGCTGCTCACGCACACCGCGGGCCTGCCGCCCACCCGCCGGATCGACCTGGAGCTGCCGGACGCCACCGCCGCCGAGCGCATGGCGGCGATCTGGCGCACACCGCCCGCCCACCCGGTCGGCGGGCCCTACCTCTACAGCGACATCGGCATGATCATGGCGGGCGGGCTCGCCGAGCTGGCCGGGGGCGCGCCGCTCGACGTGCTCGTCCGCGAGCGCGTCACCGGCGTGCTCGGCCTGGCCGACACCGGTTACCGGCCCCGCGACCCCGCCCGCGTCGCCGCCACCGAGTGCAAAGCCGGGCGCCCCGGCCCCGGCTGCGTACGCGGCGAGGTGCACGACGAGACCTCCTGGGCCCTCGGCGGCGTCACGGGCCACGCCGGGCTGTTCGGCACCGCCGCCGACGTGCTGGCCTTCGGCGAGACGCTGCGCCGCGGCGGCGGCCCCGTGCTGTCGCCGGAGAGCGTGGCCGAGCTGACCCGCGACCAGGGCGCGACGGGCGCGCCCTTCCGTCAGGGGCTCGGCGTGCGCCTCGGCGACCCGGCCATCGTCGGGCCGCTCACCGGCGCGTACGGCCACTCCGGCTTCACCGGCACCTCCCTCGTCGTCGACCCCGCCCGCCGCCTCACCGTGGTGCTGCTCACCAACGCCGTCCACCCCGTACGGGGCCGCGGCGGCATCCGCGAGCTGCGCCACGCCGTCGCCGCCGAGGCCCTGCGCCTGGCCACCTGA
- the murQ gene encoding N-acetylmuramic acid 6-phosphate etherase encodes MIDPLPELSTEQSDPRYSQIDRLPTEQIARLMNQADAAVPAAVAVAIPAISGAIDAISARMSEGGRLLYVGAGTSGRLAVLDASECPPTFGTDPSLVQGVIAGGLDALTRSVEGAEDDAEAGAAAMKNLGVGPLDSVVGVSASGRAPFVLGALAEAAGRGALTVGLSCNEGAPLSAAAQHGIEVVVGPEVVTGSTRLKAGTAQKLVLNMISTISMVKLGRTYGNKMVEMSAMNAKLADRALRMVRDITGTDRETAGAALDAAGGRTKVAVLMIQHGIDADAARTLLASHGERLSDALSG; translated from the coding sequence ATGATTGATCCGCTACCCGAGCTGTCCACCGAGCAGAGCGACCCCCGCTACAGCCAGATCGACCGGCTGCCGACGGAGCAGATCGCCCGACTGATGAACCAGGCCGACGCCGCCGTGCCCGCGGCCGTCGCGGTGGCCATCCCGGCGATCTCGGGAGCCATCGACGCGATCTCCGCCCGCATGTCGGAGGGCGGCCGGCTCCTCTACGTCGGCGCGGGCACGTCGGGCCGCCTGGCCGTGCTGGACGCCAGCGAGTGCCCGCCCACGTTCGGCACCGACCCGTCGCTGGTCCAGGGCGTCATCGCCGGCGGACTCGACGCGCTGACCCGGTCCGTCGAGGGGGCGGAGGACGACGCCGAGGCGGGCGCCGCCGCCATGAAGAACCTCGGCGTGGGCCCGCTGGACTCGGTGGTCGGCGTGTCCGCGAGCGGGCGGGCCCCTTTCGTGCTGGGCGCCCTGGCGGAGGCGGCCGGTCGCGGCGCGCTCACGGTGGGGCTGTCGTGCAACGAGGGCGCGCCGCTGTCGGCCGCCGCCCAGCACGGCATCGAGGTGGTCGTGGGTCCTGAGGTGGTGACCGGCTCGACGCGGCTGAAGGCGGGCACGGCGCAGAAGCTCGTGCTCAACATGATCTCGACGATCAGCATGGTGAAGCTCGGCCGGACGTACGGCAACAAGATGGTCGAGATGTCGGCGATGAACGCCAAGCTGGCGGACCGGGCGCTGCGCATGGTCCGCGACATCACCGGCACCGACCGGGAGACGGCGGGCGCGGCCCTCGACGCGGCGGGCGGGCGCACGAAGGTCGCGGTGCTCATGATCCAGCACGGCATCGACGCCGACGCGGCCCGCACCCTGCTCGCCTCGCACGGCGAGCGGCTCAGCGACGCGCTGAGCGGCTGA